Proteins found in one Bacillus thermozeamaize genomic segment:
- a CDS encoding PAS domain-containing sensor histidine kinase, with product MGQAGWHRVWPLFLQSLYTDMNMGLVLVDKELRILGISEMACRLFGVERDEVNWRLMDEAFPNLPDEFRFLHKTVQEGLTFRNYATSWTIHGRTYDLLVDSYLLTNAWGEVEGAYMTLKDVTNLRSLEYQVQRNDRLAMIGQIAAGTAHEIRNPLTSIKGFLQMLNRTLEEKGMFREKGYTDVMLAELERVNHLVSEFLLLSKHKEVQYRPLQVVDVLREILPIIETQAHLNNVEVLFQIKPNLPLVRADSELLKQVFLNIAKNGIEAMEEGGKLTISQRLNEEEQTLLVVVRDTGPGIPAYVMDRIFDPFFTTKEHGTGLGLSVCQKILHDMGGNLTFSTKGYGTTFYIHLPLA from the coding sequence ATGGGGCAAGCCGGATGGCATCGTGTGTGGCCGCTTTTTTTGCAATCGCTTTACACCGATATGAACATGGGCCTCGTTTTGGTGGACAAGGAGTTGCGCATTCTCGGCATCAGTGAGATGGCCTGCCGCCTGTTCGGCGTCGAACGGGACGAGGTCAACTGGAGGTTGATGGATGAAGCCTTTCCAAATTTGCCCGATGAATTTCGTTTTCTCCACAAGACGGTGCAGGAGGGGCTTACCTTCCGCAACTACGCCACTTCCTGGACGATTCACGGAAGAACGTATGATTTGCTGGTGGATTCCTATCTGTTAACCAACGCTTGGGGTGAAGTGGAAGGGGCGTATATGACGTTGAAGGATGTCACCAACCTCCGGTCATTGGAGTACCAGGTGCAACGCAATGACCGCCTGGCCATGATCGGGCAAATCGCCGCCGGCACAGCCCATGAGATTCGCAATCCCTTGACCTCGATCAAAGGGTTTTTGCAAATGCTCAATCGTACTCTGGAAGAAAAGGGGATGTTTCGGGAAAAAGGGTATACCGATGTGATGCTGGCGGAATTGGAGCGGGTCAACCACCTGGTGAGTGAATTTCTGCTGCTCAGCAAGCATAAAGAGGTTCAGTACCGGCCTTTGCAAGTGGTGGATGTGTTGCGGGAGATCTTGCCGATCATCGAAACCCAGGCGCATCTGAATAATGTGGAAGTGTTGTTTCAAATCAAGCCCAATCTGCCGCTGGTGCGGGCTGACTCTGAGCTGCTGAAGCAGGTGTTCCTGAATATTGCCAAGAACGGCATTGAAGCGATGGAAGAAGGCGGCAAGCTGACCATCAGCCAGCGGCTGAATGAGGAAGAGCAGACGTTGTTGGTGGTGGTTCGGGACACTGGCCCGGGAATCCCCGCTTACGTGATGGACCGCATTTTTGACCCTTTTTTCACCACAAAGGAACATGGTACCGGGTTGGGGCTGTCCGTCTGCCAAAAAATCCTGCACGATATGGGCGGCAATCTCACCTTTTCGACCAAGGGGTATGGGACGACGTTTTACATCCACCTGCCTCTCGCTTAG
- a CDS encoding phosphate ABC transporter substrate-binding protein, protein MVFALAFALLVTGCGAGGGGDTGGNEQGAGAGAEEEKLSGTIRLDGSSTVYPISQAVAEDFMDEHPDVNVTVGFSGTGGGFKKSTAGEIEISNASRTIKEEEKATAEKNGIEFIELKVAIDGLAVVVNKENDFVDHLTVEELKKIWEPNSKVKYWSDVRKEWPKEEIKLYGPGHDSGTFDYFTEAIVGEAGASRSDYTASEDDNVLVTGVTGDKYSLGYFGYAYYQANQDNLKVVPIDAGSGPVQPTEENINTGKYTPLSRPLYIYVNKEFYQTRPEVKAFVKYYMDHVSDIAPEVGYIPLPDSDLAQEKAKLQ, encoded by the coding sequence ATGGTGTTTGCGCTCGCGTTTGCCTTGCTGGTGACGGGATGTGGTGCGGGAGGCGGAGGCGATACAGGAGGGAATGAACAGGGAGCAGGCGCCGGGGCAGAGGAGGAGAAGCTGAGCGGCACCATTCGTTTGGATGGTTCCAGCACCGTTTATCCGATCTCGCAGGCGGTGGCCGAGGATTTCATGGATGAGCATCCCGATGTCAACGTCACCGTCGGATTTTCCGGCACAGGCGGCGGTTTTAAGAAGTCGACGGCCGGTGAGATCGAAATCAGCAACGCCTCCAGGACGATCAAGGAAGAAGAGAAGGCCACAGCGGAGAAGAACGGTATTGAATTTATCGAGCTGAAAGTGGCCATCGACGGGCTGGCGGTCGTGGTCAACAAGGAGAATGACTTTGTCGATCATTTGACCGTAGAGGAACTGAAAAAAATCTGGGAGCCAAACAGCAAGGTGAAGTACTGGAGCGACGTCCGCAAAGAATGGCCGAAAGAGGAAATCAAACTGTACGGACCGGGTCACGATTCAGGAACGTTTGATTACTTTACCGAGGCGATTGTCGGTGAAGCAGGGGCCAGCCGCTCCGATTACACGGCCAGTGAGGACGACAACGTGCTCGTGACGGGAGTGACAGGCGACAAGTATTCGCTCGGCTACTTTGGGTATGCCTATTATCAGGCCAACCAGGACAATCTCAAGGTGGTGCCGATTGACGCAGGAAGCGGGCCGGTGCAACCGACGGAAGAGAATATCAACACAGGCAAGTATACGCCGCTTTCCCGCCCCCTGTACATCTACGTGAACAAGGAATTTTATCAGACGCGTCCGGAAGTGAAGGCGTTTGTCAAATATTACATGGATCATGTCAGCGACATCGCGCCAGAGGTGGGCTATATTCCGCTCCCGGATAGCGATTTGGCGCAGGAGAAGGCCAAACTCCAGTAG
- a CDS encoding recombination protein RecR, with protein MVTYPQAIAKLIEGFMRLPGIGPKTAQRLAFFVLGMEEKDVRELAAALLEVKESLHACSICCHITDVDPCPICQDKHRDRSVICVVQDPKDVIAMERTREYRGLYHVLHGAISPLEGVGPQDIRLAELLKRLGSSEVQELILATNPTVEGEATAMYIARLVKPFGIKITRIAHGLPVGADLEYADEVTLTKALEGRREI; from the coding sequence ATGGTTACTTATCCGCAAGCGATCGCCAAACTGATTGAGGGGTTTATGCGTTTGCCAGGCATTGGACCAAAAACTGCCCAACGCTTGGCTTTTTTTGTGCTGGGGATGGAGGAGAAGGATGTCCGGGAGCTGGCTGCGGCCTTGCTGGAGGTTAAGGAGAGCCTGCACGCCTGTTCCATTTGTTGTCACATTACGGATGTCGATCCTTGTCCCATCTGCCAGGACAAGCACCGGGACCGGTCCGTCATCTGTGTGGTCCAGGACCCGAAAGATGTCATCGCGATGGAGAGAACGCGGGAGTATCGCGGCCTGTATCACGTTTTGCACGGCGCGATCTCGCCGCTGGAAGGGGTAGGCCCGCAAGACATCCGGCTGGCGGAACTGCTCAAGCGGCTGGGTTCTTCGGAGGTGCAGGAGTTGATCCTGGCCACCAACCCCACGGTGGAAGGGGAGGCCACGGCCATGTACATCGCCCGCCTCGTCAAGCCCTTCGGGATTAAAATCACGCGGATTGCGCACGGGCTGCCGGTGGGAGCCGATCTGGAATATGCCGATGAGGTCACGTTGACCAAAGCCCTCGAAGGGCGGCGGGAAATCTGA
- a CDS encoding nucleoid-associated protein, whose amino-acid sequence MKNLNQMMKQVKKIQAQMEKAQEELAQKTFEGTAGGGVVTVIVNGKKEVQQVLLKPEVVDPEDLEMLQDLIVAATNDALKKVDEVIASDLGKITGGFNLPGLF is encoded by the coding sequence ATGAAAAACCTGAATCAGATGATGAAACAGGTCAAGAAAATCCAGGCCCAGATGGAAAAGGCGCAGGAAGAACTGGCGCAAAAGACGTTTGAAGGAACGGCCGGCGGCGGTGTGGTCACCGTCATCGTCAACGGCAAAAAAGAGGTGCAGCAGGTTCTCCTCAAGCCCGAGGTGGTGGATCCCGAAGATCTGGAGATGCTGCAGGACCTGATTGTGGCTGCGACCAATGATGCATTGAAGAAGGTGGATGAGGTCATCGCCAGCGATTTGGGCAAGATCACGGGAGGATTCAACCTGCCGGGCCTGTTTTAG